One window of the Psilocybe cubensis strain MGC-MH-2018 chromosome 12, whole genome shotgun sequence genome contains the following:
- a CDS encoding Protein kinase dsk1, with product MSPPDSPRIPAFPEEDLRQEGDDIPGYFPLLLGGSLPDNGRFIVVRKLGWGRYSNVWLAKDQRDDTFVALKILTREGTDALTAPGARQRSDELRMLEKISTADAQHAGHAHLAAFHGSFEVSSRLGVHLCVVTEVLAPSIADYRTAAGPDPYTAAPCARIPIGQVKRLTKHVLQALWYLHEVCGIVHADIKHDNIVLRPKDVPARVAEALVDDPSCHYGSASMISIASPPAIPVKSQPISLGRNTAWPLHPEEMDVVLVDFGHSHWVDRHFQEQIQPFALQAPEVVLGYPWGPSADIWNLGCIIAEWIFGFVLFDIPSPREWNEPWDRETELLALMTEILDVKFGDDFLRGCTRRDEFFNGDGSWKTFSPGEDREVLTLDALIQKLALQSQTESESGGTPMPLDDAEVKKTISFLRRCMQLNPGERSSARELLEDGWLEGV from the exons ATGTCTCCACCGGATTCCCCCCGTATCCCAGCCTTCCCAGAGGAAGACCTCCGTCAAGAGGGCGACGATATTCCAGGGTACTTCCCCTTACTCCTCGGCGGATCGCTGCCCGACAACGGccgcttcatcgtcgtccgcAAGCTCGGCTGGGGCCGATACTCCAACGTCTGGCTAGCCAAAGATCAAAG AGACGACACCTTCGTCGCGCTCAAAATCCTCACCCGCGAAGGCACCGACGCGCTCACCGCCCCGGGCGCGCGCCAGCGCTCCGACGAGCTGCGGATGCTCGAAAAAATCTCCACAGCGGACGCACAGCACGCGGGCCACGCGCATCTCGCGGCGTTCCACGGGTCGTTCGAAGTGTCCAGCCGGCTCGGCGTGCACCTGTGCGTGGTGACGGAGGTGCTCGCGCCCAGTATCGCGGACTACCGCACCGCCGCGGGGCCGGATCCGTATACTGCTGCTCCGTGCGCGCGCATCCCGATTGGGCAGGTTAAGCGCTTGACGAAGCATGTCCTCCAAGCGCTGTGGTACCTCCACGAAGTGTGTGGGATCGTTCACGCCG ACATCAAACACGATAACATAGTCCTACGCCCAAAGGACGTCCCAGCGCGCGTCGCCGAGGCGCTAGTGGACGACCCTTCATGCCACTACGGATCAGCCAGCATGATCTCCATCGCCTCTCCCCCCGCCATCCCAGTCAAATCCCAACCAATCTCTCTGGGCCGCAACACAGCGTGGCCGCTGCACCCTGAAGAAATGGACGTGGTTCTTGTTGACTTTGGACATT CTCACTGGGTCGACCGCCATTTTCAAGAACAGATCCAGCCGTTCGCGCTCCAAGCGCCCGAAGTTGTATTGGGCTATCCATGGGGCCCATCAGCCGATATCTGGAATCTAGGATGCATT ATAGCCGAATGGATTTTTGGGTTCGTGCTATTCGATATCCCCAGCCCGCGCGAGTGGAACGAGCCGTGGGACAGAGAGACAGAGCTTCTCGCTCTCATGACGGAGATTCTGGATGTTAAATTCGGTGATGACTTTTTGCGGGGGTGTACCCGGCGCGATGAGTTTTTCAACGGGGATG GTTCTTGGAAAACATTCAGCCCTGGCGAAGATCGTGAAGTTTTAACATTAGACGCACTCATCCAGAAACTCGCTTTGCAATCCCAAACCGAATCAGAATCGGGTGGTACCCCCATGCCGCTCGACGACGCAGAGGTGAAGAAGACAATATCGTTCCTACGAAGATGTATGCAGTTGAATCCGGGGGAGAGATCGAGTGCGAGGGAGTTGTTGGAGGATGGTTGGTTGGAGGGTGTTTGA
- a CDS encoding 37S ribosomal protein S10, mitochondrial codes for MERARKAVGHFVMNAGLNLHDRSAPGTAKVEGNSSTSPAESSTSVASAKVVPQKIAPKKQASSKAVRAKTEPVPEYEALGLRYDPSQLPIVQTLDPTQVDYSEEVYAASVVHGRSVHQPFFHPRTHDIPVANIHFRSHHVKLLNLFTHFATHAASSLGIPTSKVVPLPTQRTLWTVLRSPFAHKKSQENFDRKVHKRAVKAWDADPEVVQRWIAYLRAHAMAGVGMRVTTWERLPLGVGSRNIKTGDDNAENKNLNAPKEILKLGKQIIKNEASGAPSRK; via the exons ATGGAGAGAGCTCGTAAGGCTGTTGGTCATTTTGTAATGAACGCCGGCTTGAATTTGCATGATAGGTCTGCGCCAGGAACAGCTAAAGTGGAGGGAAACTCGAGCACAAGTCCTGCGGAGTCCAGTACCTCCGTAGCCTCGGCGAAGGTGGTCCCCCA AAAAATTGCCCCGAAAAAGCAGGCCTCATCCAAGGCTGTACGCGCCAAAACTGA ACCGGTCCCGGAGTACGAAGCTCTCGGATTGAGATATGACCCCTCCCAGCTGCCTATTGTCCAGACCCTAGATCCCACACAAGTAGATTACTCAGAAGAGGTCTACGCAGCTTCTGTCGTCCATGGCCGCAGCGTTCACCAACCCTTCTTCCACCCGCGGACGCATGATATCCCCGTCGCAAACATCCACTTCCGATCTCACCACGTCAAACTCCTTAATCTTTTTACCCACTTCGCCACGCACGCGGCGTCATCTCTAGGCATCCCGACGTCGAAGGTGGTTCCCCTGCCGACACAGAGGACCCTCTGGACTGTGCTACGCAGTCCTTTCGCGCATAAGAAGTCCCAGGAAAATTTTGACAGGAAGGTTCACAAGAGGGCTGTGAAGGCATGGGATGCGGACCCGGAGGTCGTGCAGCGCTGGATCGCGTATCTGCGCGCACATGCGATGGCTGGTGTTGGAATGAGGGTGACGACGTGGGAGCGACTCCCTCTGGGTGTCGGGTCTAGGAACATCAAGACGGGAGACGACAATGCGGAAAATAAGAACTTGAACGCGCCAAAAGAGATCCTAAAGCTTGGGAAGCAGATCATCAAGAACGAGGCTTCTGGTGCGCCTTCTCGTAAATGA
- a CDS encoding Serine/threonine-protein kinase SRPK, which yields MVKTKPIFYGHGFPEEDLRRQGQDVPGFFPATLGMTLGDGQYTIVRKLGTGAFSSVWLANDSRQHRYVVLKVLTCDATEAILGPGGASLYADREILRKMATANDNSPGYAHITPFDDSFERPELDILRKIATGNNSSPGYEHIMAFYGSFLFTGPVGKHLCIVSEVLGQNLGQVRELRASPRMNLPMALTKRITKHILSALVYLHDVCGVVHTDLKDDCILFRPSNVSEIVEWALDKEPSSVYDPIDYVDEVDTDCNPDVPVRSQPIPFSKSDDPALDEYHAVLVDFGCAQWVDRHFNESIQPVALRAPEVTLGYHWGTSADIWNLGCLIMEWLIGLPLFELPIFEDDLDPHHLNQMNDTLGEEFDPAFLAKCQHSAKYFNEDGTWKWRPRSTAIPLAESLKDLARPEGSSEFQDVERFVRRCLKLNPEDRASARELLEDAWLQGV from the exons ATGGTCAAGACCAAGCCCATCTTCTACGGACATGGTTTCCCCGAAGAAGATTTACGTCGGCAAGGTCAAGATGTTCCTGGATTCTTCCCTGCTACGTTAGGGATGACTTTGGGCGACGGTCAATACACGATCGTACGAAAGCTTGGTACAGGGGCTTTCTCTTCTGTTTGGCTTGCCAATGACAGCCG ACAACACCGTTACGTCGTTCTTAAAGTCCTCACTTGTGACGCAACGGAGGCCATCCTTGGCCCTGGCGGAGCTTCACTATATGCAGACCGAGAGATTCTTCGAAAGATGGCGACTGCAAACGACAACAGTCCTGGTTACGCACATATTACGCCGTTCGACGACTCATTCGAACGTCCAGAGCTAGATATTCTTCGAAAGATAGCGACTGGAAACAACAGCAGTCCTGGTTACGAACATATTATGGCGTTCTACGGCTCATTCCTGTTCACTGGACCCGTTGGAAAACATCTGTGCATAGTCTCTGAGGTATTGGGTCAAAATCTGGGCCAGGTCCGCGAGTTAAGGGCTAGTCCAAGGATGAACCTCCCCATGGCTTTGACGAAGCGTATCACGAAGCACATCCTTTCCGCTTTGGTGTATCTACACGACGTTTGCGGCGTCGTTCACACCG ATCTCAAAGATGACTGCATTTTATTCCGCCCTTCAAATGTCTCGGAGATCGTTGAATGGGCGCTTGATAAGGAGCCGTCAAGTGTCTACGATCCAATTGATTACGTCGACGAAGTCGACACAGATTGTAACCCTGATGTGCCCGTCAGGTCGCAACCAATCCCGTTTTCAAAGTCAGATGACCCAGCTCTGGATGAGTACCACGCTGTTCTCGTTGATTTTGGTTGTG CGCAGTGGGTGGATAGACACTTCAATGAATCCATCCAACCAGTGGCTCTTCGGGCGCCTGAAGTCACACTCGGGTACCATTGGGGGACATCAGCCGACATATGGAACCTCGGATGCCTT attatggagtgGTTAATCGGTTTGCCATTATTTGAGCTCCCTATTTTCGAAGACGATTTAGACCCCCACCATCTCAACCAAATGAACGATACCCTCGGAGAAGAATTCGATCCGGCCTTTCTCGCTAAATGCCAGCACAGCGCCAAGTACTTCAACGAGGATG GGACATGGAAGTGGCGCCCCAGATCAACAGCAATACCCCTCGCCGAGAGTCTAAAAGATCTTGCCCGTCCAGAGGGTTCGTCTGAGTTCCAAGACGTGGAACGCTTCGTGCGTCGATGCTTGAAGTTGAACCCGGAGGATCGAGCTTCCGCCAGGGAACTACTCGAGGATGCGTGGCTGCAGGGTGTCTGA
- a CDS encoding Transcription and mRNA export factor SUS1 → MPQGDVSSLYAQVRRRLIESGEWDQLRAVMHAKLNEAGWCDEIHHKSKEVSKTIEPLSFKALHAKVAPQAENSVPLAVKRELSSLIRQHIEKQFE, encoded by the exons ATGCCTCAGGGAGATGTAAGCTCTCTTTACGCACAAGTTCGTCGCCGTCTCATTGAAAGTGGGGAATGGGACCA ACTGCGCGCTGTTATGCACGCGAAACTCAATGAGGCTGGATGGTGCGACGAGATTCATCACAAAAGCAAAG AAGTCTCCAAGACTATCGAACCACTTTCTTTCAAAGCATTACATGCTAAAGTGGCACCTCAAGCAGAGA ACTCGGTGCCACTTGCTGTCAAACGTGAACTTTCGAGCTTAATCAGGCAGCACATCGAAAAGCAATTCGAATGA
- a CDS encoding Casein kinase I isoform epsilon, with product MDYTTFAGKYRLEEEIANGGCGTVFLGVHTVAGKEVAIKLEPATTPGSTPSSTRNTPLKQESKLYKTLMGGTGIPWIMWSGRQGDYNVMIIDLLGPSLEDLFKRCNRHFSLKTVLLLADQLISRIEFIHTNSIVHRDIKPANFVMGTGKAAHMVNVIDFGLAKRFRDARTSAHIPYKQDDVHGVGTSLFAAINTHLGVESSRRDDLESLAYMLIYFLRGTLPWRKLRAPTTPPPLSLPSSPSLTPSGAAALQNQHQNTYNPVSATWDLIRDAKIAHEPTLTAGLPPEFDVLYRYARGLEFDDLPDYEGLRALFRGLAGRVGVDYDGVFDWSVKGPGEGKEGGGGEEGKAEAEREGKGETHGRGTGAGGRRYCEACNARRR from the exons ATGGACTATACGACTTTTGCTGGGAAATACCGTCTCGAGGAGGAAATCGCGAACGGCGGATGTG GGACAGTCTTCCTCGGCGTGCACACCGTCGCCGGCAAAGAAGTAGCCATCAAACTCGAGCCCGCCACCACCCCCGGCTCCACCCCCAGCAGCACCCGCAACACGCCCCTCAAGCAGGAATCCAAGCTCTACAAAACGCTCATGGGCGGCACAGGCATCCCCTGGATCATGTGGTCCGGCCGCCAGGGCGATTATAATGTTATGATTATTGATCTTTTGGGACCGTCCTTGGAGGATTTGTTTAAGAGGTGTAATAGGCATTTTTCGTTGAAGACTGTGTTGCTTTTGGCGGATCAGTTG ATATCCCGCATCGAATTCATCCACACAAACTCCATCGTCCACCGCGACATCAAACCAGCCAACTTCGTCATGGGCACAGGCAAAGCGGCGCACATGGTCAACGTCATCGATTTCGGCCTCGCCAAGCGCTTCCGCGACGCGCGCACATCGGCGCATATCCCGTACAAGCAGGACGATGTGCATGGGGTTGGGACGTCGCTTTTTGCGGCGATCAATACGCATTTGGGTGTTG AATCATCACGGCGCGACGACCTCGAGTCACTCGCATACATGCTCATCTACTTCCTGCGCGGCACCCTACCCTGGCGCAAACTCCGCGCACCAACCACCCCtccccccctctccctcccctcctctccctccctcaCCCCCTCCGGCGCCGCCGCCCTCCAAAACCAGCACCAAAACACCTACAACCCCGTCTCCGCGACCTGGGACCTCATCCGCGACGCGAAAATCGCACACGAGCCGACATTGACGGCGGGATTGCCGCCGGAGTTTGATGTGCTGTATAGGTATGCGCGGGGGTTGGAGTTTGATGATTTGCCGGATTATGAGGGGTTGAGGGCGCTTTTTAGGGGGTTGGCGGGGAGGGTGGGTGTGGATTATGATGGGGTTTTTGATTGGAGTGTTAAGGGCCCtggggaggggaaggaggggggaggaggggaggaggggaaagCGGAGGCTGAGAGAGAGGGGAAGGGAGAGACGCATGGGAGGGGTACGGGTG
- a CDS encoding Protein mago nashi-like protein (Protein mago nashi homolog) yields the protein MSLDKDPFYLSTGHSGKHGHEFLEFEYSHGRLRYANNSNYRNDSLIRKEMWIGPLVVKELKRIVESSEITKEDDANWPKKNIVGKQELEIRIGNDHIAFETAKIGSLVDIQDSEDPEGLRVFYYLVQDLKCLIFSLISLHFKIKPI from the exons ATGTCCCTCGACAAAGACCCTTTCTACCTCAG CACGGGCCACTCTGGCAAGCACGGACATGAGTTTCTAGAGTTTGAGTATTCCCATGGACGCCTGAGATATGCGAACAACTCGAACTACCGCAATGACTCACTCATCAGGAAAGAGA TGTGGATCGGGCCTCTTGTCGTTAAAGAGCTCAAGCGCATCGTAGAGTCGAGTGAAATCACAAA AGAAGACGATGCGAACTGGCCCAAAAAGAACATCGTCGGAAAACAAGAACTCGAAATCCGCATTGGGAACGACCATATCGCATTCGAG ACTGCCAAAATCGGCTCGCTCGTTGACATCCAAGACAGCGAGGACCCCGAAGGGCTCCGTGTGTTCTACTACCTCGTTCAGGATCTCAAG TGCCTCATCTTCTCGCTGATCTCGCTCCACTTCAAGATCAAACCCATATAA